Below is a genomic region from Enterobacter hormaechei subsp. xiangfangensis.
CGTCTGCGCAAGTATGAAAATGCGGTGCGTACCATGACGGAGTGGCAGGCGTATGACGGCCTGCAAACCCTGCTCGCCGCGCCGATTGAAGACTTCACTCTCCCCGCTCACTATACCCGTAAGCGCATTCGCGCCATGGGCCGCGTGTCGCTGCTCTCTACCCGCGCCACCGAGCTGGCGCTGGAGCAGGCGGGACTAATCGACGACGCGGTGCTGACCAACGGTCAGACCGGCATCGCCTACGGCTCGTCGACCGGCAGCACCGGGCCGGTCAGCGAGTTTGCCTCTATGCTCACCGAAAAGCACACCCACAACATCACCGGCACCACTTATGTGCAGATGATGCCGCACACCACGGCGGTGAATACCGGGCTGTTCTTTGGCCTGCGCGGACGGGTGATCCCCACCTCGAGCGCCTGTACCTCTGGCAGCCAGGCGATTGGCTACGCCTGGGAAACGATTCGTCACGGCTACCAGACGGTGATGGTGGCAGGCGGCGCGGAAGAGCTGTGCCCGTCGGAAGCGGCGGTTTTCGATACCCTGTTTGCCACCAGCCAGCGTAACGACGCGCCAAAAACCACGCCGTCGCCGTTTGACGTTCAGCGCGATGGCCTGGTGATTGGCGAAGGGGCGGGTACGCTGGTGCTGGAAGCGCTGGATCACGCCAGAGCGCGCGGAGCGACAATTTATGGCGAGATCGTGGGCTTTGCCACCAACTGCGATGCGGCGCACATCACCCAGCCCCAGCGTGAAACCATGCAGGTGTGTATGGAGCAGTCGCTGGCGATGGCGGGTCTTGGCCCTCAGGACATTGGCTACATTTCTGCCCACGGCACGGCAACCGATCGCGGGGATATCGCCGAGAGTCAGGCGACCGCCGCCATTTTCGGCGACAGCGTGCCCATCTCATCCTTAAAGAGTTATTTCGGTCATACCCTGGGTGCCTGCGGCGCGCTGGAAGCCTTGCTGAGTCTGCATATGATGCGGGAGGGCTGGTTCACGCCGACGCTCAATTTAAGACAACCGGATGAGCAATGCGGCGCTTTAGATTATATTATGGGGGAAACCCGCCCGATTGATTGCGAATTTATTCAGAGCAATAACTTTGCCTTTGGCGGCATCAATACCTCGATAATCATTAAACGCTGGGCGTAACTATGTACCAGTTTGTACTGGGAAAGATCTCCACCCTTAGCGCGGACCCGCTGGCGTCAACGCTCGCAGACATGGCACCTCAGGGTGCACGACACGCTTCCTGGCTTGCAGGCCGGACGCTGCTCGCCAGAACCTTATCCCCCTCGCCCCTTCCCGAGATAATTTACGGCGAGCAGGGAAAACCGGCCTTCGCTAACGGCCATCCGCTGTGGTTTAACCTGAGCCACAGCGGGGACGATATTGCCCTGCTGATGAGCGATGAAGGTGAAGTGGGCTGCGATATCGAAGTGATCCGCCCGCGGGAGAACTGGCAGGCGCTGGCAAATGCCGTTTTCAGCCTCACCGAACATGACGAGCTGGAACGTGAAGCGCCGGAAGAGCAGCTTTCCGCATTCTGGCGCATCTGGACACGCAAAGAGGCAATCGTCAAACAGCGTGGCGGCAGCGCGTGGCAGATAGTCAGCATTGACAGCACCGCCCAGTCGCTCCCGGTCAGTCAGCTACGCTTCGGCTCGCTGAGCCTGGCGGTCTGTACCCCTACGCCTTTCACCTTAACGGCGGAAGCGGTTACTTACTCCGGTATTCCTGCGGCATAAAAAACGGCCATGCCGGTTAAAACCAACATGGCCAATGTCCCGTTCACGTTGTTCTCGATCTTATTTTAAATTTTCCGGGAAGTTTGCAGGCAGCTCGCTGGCCGCGCAATTGATCACGCTATCGTCATTCGCACCGCAGTCACGCACGAAGGTGATGGCGGCAAATTCATCAATCACTTCGGTTGGATACGCTGGTCCGGCATCACGGTAGCTATTCATCAGCGGAATGTGATCGTTCTGGAAGCAGACGGTTTTTTCCGGATTATTCATGACCCAGCGCGGGAAGAAGATGGTGCCGTGGAACAGGCGGTCGCCCAGGTTCACGATCAGGCTCACGTCAGTACCGGTTGGCTCCGTCCAGGAAATTTTATAGATGCTCTCCCCAACACGGACGATGTAGGCCTGCTGATCTTTCACCCAACGGTTGCCAACCAGACCACTGTGAATACGGTAGTCCAGGGTGTTTTCGTTTTTAACGTAAATTTCGTAATTCCAGCCATTATCGTAGGTATATACAAGATGTTTGCCGACGAAGCCGCTTAAATCATGTTTATCGAAGGTGCTCATACGATGTCTCCTTTGTTTTGATGAGACGATCGTACCCCTTCAAAAAATGAATGAATAACGCTATGTTTGAATCAAATTCATCCAAAATTTAGATTAATTATGCACAAGACGACGCTCGAACAGTGGGCCTTGCTGGAGAGAGTCATCGAGGCTGGCAGCTTCGCTAAGGCGGCGGAAGAGACCTACCGCAGCCAGTCCTCGGTCAGCTATAACCTGTCGCTTTTGCAGGAGCGGCTGGGCGTGGCGCTCCTGATGACAGAGGGACGGCGTGCCGTGCTAACCCCGGCGGGTGAGCTGTTGCTGAATCAGGTTAAACCGCTGCTGAAAGCCTTCGCCTATGTTGAAACGCGCGCTGCGACCCTGCGCAGCGGGATGCGAACCCGTATCGACCTGATGGTAGACAGTATTTTTCCGCGTAGCCGGCTGTTCGCGATTTTGCGCCAGTTTCAGCAGCTGTACCCGCAAACGCAGGTGCGGCTTACCGAGGTTCTGGAAAACAGCCGCGCAGATGCGCTCAATGATGAAGCCGACGTGATGGTCTTAACCCGCCGCCAGGACATTACCGGCCTGGGCGAATGGCTGATGAATATCGATTTTGTTGCCGTCGCGCATCACGCGCACCCGCTGTTTTCGCTGGATACGCCGCTTAATGACGAGATGCTACGGCCGTGGCCGCGCATTCAGATCGCAGACAGCCAGCCCACCACTCACCCCACCGGGGAGTCGTGGACATTCTCCACTATCGATGCCGCGATCGAAGCGGTGATGTATCAGGTTGGATACGGCTGGTTACCGGAAGAACGCATTCAGACCCCGCTCCAGCAGGGCATCCTTAAAACGCTGCCGCTCAGCCACGGCGTACGTCGCGCCACGCCGCTGCACCTCATCGTCAAACGCTCCCTCAGCCCGCTGGACGAGCAGGTTGAGACGCTGTTGCGCCTTTTTAAGCAGGAGCCGTCATCGTCAACTGCTACGCTTTAAGTTTTGAACCATAAAACGACAAGGAGTGAACGATGAAAATCGATTTAACGGGGAAAGTAGCGCTGGTGACCGCGTCCACCGGCGGTATTGGGTTTGCCATCGCCCGCGGGCTGGCGGAGAGCGGTGCGGAAGTGATCGTAAACGGACGCAGCGTCGACTCGGTGAATAAAGGCATTCAGGCGCTACAGCAGGTGGTGCCTGGCGTACAGGTCCGTGCCGCCATCGCCGACCTGAGCTCGCAGGAGGGCGTTGACGAACTGCTCAGGGTCGCCACGCACGTCGATATTCTGGTGAATAACGCCGGGATCTATGGCCAGCAGGATTTTTATTCCACCGACGACGAGACCTGGGAACGCTACTGGCAAACCAACGTGATGTCCGGCGTGCGCCTCTCCCGTGCCCTGTTGCCCGGCATGGTACAAAAGGGCTGGGGTCGGGTAGTGTTTATCTCGTCAGAATCGGCCTGCAATATTCCTGCGGATATGATCCACTATGGCGTGACAAAAACCGCCCAGCTCTCGCTGGCGCGCGGTCTGGCGAAGTTCGTGGCAGGCAGCGGCGTGACGGTGAACAGCGTACTGCCGGGCCCGACAATGTCGGACGGTTTTGCCGCGATGATGAAAGACGAAATCGAAAGAACCGGTAAATCGCTGGAGCAGCTGGCGAAAGCGTTCGTGATGGAGAATCGTCCCAGCTCGGTTATTCAGCGCGCCGCAACGGTAGAAGAAGTGGCGAATATGGTGGTGTATGTCTGTTCCATGCAGGCCTCCGCGACTTCCGGCGCGGCGCTGCGCGTTGACGGTGGCGTGGTGGATGACATAGTTTGACCCGTCAGGCCACAGGTTCAGGAAAAAATGCGACCTGATATAAGGACTATGAAGGTAAAGCAGGTAAACTAGTGAACAGAATGTGTATTTCAGCTAAGACGTATTTATGACCAATATGATT
It encodes:
- a CDS encoding beta-ketoacyl-ACP synthase; the encoded protein is MTRRVVITGMGGVTAFGEDWPTISRRLRKYENAVRTMTEWQAYDGLQTLLAAPIEDFTLPAHYTRKRIRAMGRVSLLSTRATELALEQAGLIDDAVLTNGQTGIAYGSSTGSTGPVSEFASMLTEKHTHNITGTTYVQMMPHTTAVNTGLFFGLRGRVIPTSSACTSGSQAIGYAWETIRHGYQTVMVAGGAEELCPSEAAVFDTLFATSQRNDAPKTTPSPFDVQRDGLVIGEGAGTLVLEALDHARARGATIYGEIVGFATNCDAAHITQPQRETMQVCMEQSLAMAGLGPQDIGYISAHGTATDRGDIAESQATAAIFGDSVPISSLKSYFGHTLGACGALEALLSLHMMREGWFTPTLNLRQPDEQCGALDYIMGETRPIDCEFIQSNNFAFGGINTSIIIKRWA
- the acpT gene encoding 4'-phosphopantetheinyl transferase AcpT, which gives rise to MYQFVLGKISTLSADPLASTLADMAPQGARHASWLAGRTLLARTLSPSPLPEIIYGEQGKPAFANGHPLWFNLSHSGDDIALLMSDEGEVGCDIEVIRPRENWQALANAVFSLTEHDELEREAPEEQLSAFWRIWTRKEAIVKQRGGSAWQIVSIDSTAQSLPVSQLRFGSLSLAVCTPTPFTLTAEAVTYSGIPAA
- a CDS encoding phenolic acid decarboxylase → MSTFDKHDLSGFVGKHLVYTYDNGWNYEIYVKNENTLDYRIHSGLVGNRWVKDQQAYIVRVGESIYKISWTEPTGTDVSLIVNLGDRLFHGTIFFPRWVMNNPEKTVCFQNDHIPLMNSYRDAGPAYPTEVIDEFAAITFVRDCGANDDSVINCAASELPANFPENLK
- a CDS encoding LysR family transcriptional regulator, whose amino-acid sequence is MHKTTLEQWALLERVIEAGSFAKAAEETYRSQSSVSYNLSLLQERLGVALLMTEGRRAVLTPAGELLLNQVKPLLKAFAYVETRAATLRSGMRTRIDLMVDSIFPRSRLFAILRQFQQLYPQTQVRLTEVLENSRADALNDEADVMVLTRRQDITGLGEWLMNIDFVAVAHHAHPLFSLDTPLNDEMLRPWPRIQIADSQPTTHPTGESWTFSTIDAAIEAVMYQVGYGWLPEERIQTPLQQGILKTLPLSHGVRRATPLHLIVKRSLSPLDEQVETLLRLFKQEPSSSTATL
- a CDS encoding SDR family NAD(P)-dependent oxidoreductase, which encodes MKIDLTGKVALVTASTGGIGFAIARGLAESGAEVIVNGRSVDSVNKGIQALQQVVPGVQVRAAIADLSSQEGVDELLRVATHVDILVNNAGIYGQQDFYSTDDETWERYWQTNVMSGVRLSRALLPGMVQKGWGRVVFISSESACNIPADMIHYGVTKTAQLSLARGLAKFVAGSGVTVNSVLPGPTMSDGFAAMMKDEIERTGKSLEQLAKAFVMENRPSSVIQRAATVEEVANMVVYVCSMQASATSGAALRVDGGVVDDIV